A single genomic interval of Sander lucioperca isolate FBNREF2018 chromosome 9, SLUC_FBN_1.2, whole genome shotgun sequence harbors:
- the fam113 gene encoding PC-esterase domain-containing protein 1A isoform X1, giving the protein MENQEMMKCVSHQQASQLLHNKFIVVMGDSIQRSVYKDLVVLLQKDKYLTATQLKSKGEMSFEQDCLVEGGCLNQMHNGTGYREVRQFQSAHHLVRFYFVTRVYSGYMQSILEDFRQGLKPDVVILNSCVWDISRYNSSWLDNYKENLHKLFDELKAILPKETLVVWNLTMPLGERIKGGFLVPEIEHKVPQLRYDVIEANFYSGTLADAYGMDVLDLHFQFRFSLHYRTNDGVHWNALAHRKITSLLLQHSAQAWGVTMPCPLTAVDNAQVTAQQAANAKATKPAGLHRVNPYSNYHSPPHISYFANNKRHPSKRTYNSYDGYREEFFSVGYFNFDNYPQPHTSYHETRRVRNGFDYKPPHHFEPYDEHHHQDVMKSRHARRHYAPYTHHRPRLYNHNGGFY; this is encoded by the exons ATGGAAAACCAG GAGATGATGAAGTGTGTGAGCCACCAGCAGGCCAGCCAGCTGCTCCATAACAAGTTCATTGTGGTGATGGGAGACTCCA TTCAGAGGTCTGTGTACAAGGACCTTGTTGTGCTTTTGCAGAAGGACAAGTATCTCACTGCAACACAACTCAAGAGCAAG GGTGAGATGAGCTTTGAACAGGACTGCCTGGTGGAAGGAGGTTGCCTAAATCAAATGCACAATGGAACGGGGTACCGGGAGGTTCGGCAGTTTCAGTCCGCCCACCACCTTGTACGCTTCTACTTTGTGACGCGCGTCTACTCTGGCTACATGCAGAGCATCCTAGAAGACTTCCGCCAAGGCTTGAAACCAGATGTAGTCATTCTCAACTCCTGCGTTTGGGATATTTCAAG ATACAACTCCAGTTGGCTTGATAACTACAAGGAGAACCTACATAAGTTATTTGATGAGCTGAAGGCGATTCTGCCAAAGGAAACCCTGGTCGTATGGAACCTCACCATGCCCTTAGGAGAGAGGATTAAAGGTGGTTTCCTGGTCCCCGAG ATTGAGCACAAGGTTCCCCAGCTGCGTTATGATGTGATTGAAGCCAACTTCTACAGCGGGACTCTGGCTGACGCCTATGGGATGGATGTGTTGGACCTTCACTTTCAGTTCCGCTTCTCGCTGCACTATCGTACGAATGACGGCGTCCACTGGAACGCCCTTGCACACCGCAAGATAACCTCTCTGCTGTTACAGCACTCTGCACAGGCCTGGGGGGTTACTATGCCCTGTCCACTGACTGCTGTTG ATAATGCTCAGGTTACTGCTCAGCAGGCAGCCAATGCAAAGGCTACCAAACCTGCAG GATTGCATCGAGTGAATCCTTACTCAAACTACCACAGCCCTCCTCACATCAGCTATTTTGCCAACAATA AGCGACACCCATCAAAGAGAACTTACAACAGCTATGACGGCTACAGGGAGGAGTTCTTCAGTGTTGGTTACTTCAACTTTGACAATTACCCACAGCCACATACATCATACCATGAGACCAGACGGGTTAGAAATG GTTTCGACTACAAGCCTCCCCACCATTTTGAGCCCTACGACGAGCACCATCATCAGGACGTGATGAAGAGCCGCCATGCCAGGCGCCACTATGCTCCGTACACCCATCACAGACCCAGATTGTACAACCACAATGGTGGCTTCTACTGA
- the fam113 gene encoding PC-esterase domain-containing protein 1A isoform X2, with product MEMMKCVSHQQASQLLHNKFIVVMGDSIQRSVYKDLVVLLQKDKYLTATQLKSKGEMSFEQDCLVEGGCLNQMHNGTGYREVRQFQSAHHLVRFYFVTRVYSGYMQSILEDFRQGLKPDVVILNSCVWDISRYNSSWLDNYKENLHKLFDELKAILPKETLVVWNLTMPLGERIKGGFLVPEIEHKVPQLRYDVIEANFYSGTLADAYGMDVLDLHFQFRFSLHYRTNDGVHWNALAHRKITSLLLQHSAQAWGVTMPCPLTAVDNAQVTAQQAANAKATKPAGLHRVNPYSNYHSPPHISYFANNKRHPSKRTYNSYDGYREEFFSVGYFNFDNYPQPHTSYHETRRVRNGFDYKPPHHFEPYDEHHHQDVMKSRHARRHYAPYTHHRPRLYNHNGGFY from the exons ATG GAGATGATGAAGTGTGTGAGCCACCAGCAGGCCAGCCAGCTGCTCCATAACAAGTTCATTGTGGTGATGGGAGACTCCA TTCAGAGGTCTGTGTACAAGGACCTTGTTGTGCTTTTGCAGAAGGACAAGTATCTCACTGCAACACAACTCAAGAGCAAG GGTGAGATGAGCTTTGAACAGGACTGCCTGGTGGAAGGAGGTTGCCTAAATCAAATGCACAATGGAACGGGGTACCGGGAGGTTCGGCAGTTTCAGTCCGCCCACCACCTTGTACGCTTCTACTTTGTGACGCGCGTCTACTCTGGCTACATGCAGAGCATCCTAGAAGACTTCCGCCAAGGCTTGAAACCAGATGTAGTCATTCTCAACTCCTGCGTTTGGGATATTTCAAG ATACAACTCCAGTTGGCTTGATAACTACAAGGAGAACCTACATAAGTTATTTGATGAGCTGAAGGCGATTCTGCCAAAGGAAACCCTGGTCGTATGGAACCTCACCATGCCCTTAGGAGAGAGGATTAAAGGTGGTTTCCTGGTCCCCGAG ATTGAGCACAAGGTTCCCCAGCTGCGTTATGATGTGATTGAAGCCAACTTCTACAGCGGGACTCTGGCTGACGCCTATGGGATGGATGTGTTGGACCTTCACTTTCAGTTCCGCTTCTCGCTGCACTATCGTACGAATGACGGCGTCCACTGGAACGCCCTTGCACACCGCAAGATAACCTCTCTGCTGTTACAGCACTCTGCACAGGCCTGGGGGGTTACTATGCCCTGTCCACTGACTGCTGTTG ATAATGCTCAGGTTACTGCTCAGCAGGCAGCCAATGCAAAGGCTACCAAACCTGCAG GATTGCATCGAGTGAATCCTTACTCAAACTACCACAGCCCTCCTCACATCAGCTATTTTGCCAACAATA AGCGACACCCATCAAAGAGAACTTACAACAGCTATGACGGCTACAGGGAGGAGTTCTTCAGTGTTGGTTACTTCAACTTTGACAATTACCCACAGCCACATACATCATACCATGAGACCAGACGGGTTAGAAATG GTTTCGACTACAAGCCTCCCCACCATTTTGAGCCCTACGACGAGCACCATCATCAGGACGTGATGAAGAGCCGCCATGCCAGGCGCCACTATGCTCCGTACACCCATCACAGACCCAGATTGTACAACCACAATGGTGGCTTCTACTGA